The proteins below are encoded in one region of Planctopirus limnophila DSM 3776:
- a CDS encoding inositol-3-phosphate synthase — protein sequence MAARVGLWMVGAWGGVATTVATGLSALRQGLSEPVGLVTAKEPLASLPWADWGDLTIGGHDIRETTYAAEAQVLWEKSRVFSPDLLNRVADDFAAWDQNIQPGVLVNVGDRIRSLAGEKSRSYLAESPLQAIARIRKDLENFREQHRLDRLIVVNVASTEPPVDPALAELDWPQLQKLLGASEPIKLPSSSLYAIAAFECGASHVNFTPSVGTDLPALSELALTQGVVHCGRDGKTGETLLKSVLGPMFAARNLHVNSWVGHNIFGNLDGKVLDDPANKATKVKSKDHLLTEILGYKPQTLVSIEYIESLGDWKTAWDHIHFEGFLGTKMAMQFTWQGCDSLLAAPLVLDLVRITELEARLGSKGLLPFVGSFFKSPMGCSTPEFATQYQQLVEWAQLRQSQFEKK from the coding sequence ATGGCGGCGCGAGTTGGGCTGTGGATGGTCGGTGCCTGGGGTGGCGTGGCAACAACAGTGGCGACTGGCCTGTCGGCACTCCGGCAGGGGTTGTCGGAACCTGTTGGGCTTGTGACAGCGAAGGAACCTCTCGCCAGTCTTCCGTGGGCTGATTGGGGTGATCTGACGATTGGTGGTCATGACATTCGCGAAACCACGTATGCAGCCGAAGCCCAGGTTCTCTGGGAAAAATCGCGGGTCTTTTCTCCCGATTTGCTGAACCGGGTAGCCGATGACTTTGCTGCCTGGGATCAGAATATTCAGCCGGGTGTTCTCGTGAATGTGGGCGATCGAATTCGTTCACTGGCGGGTGAAAAGTCGCGATCATATCTGGCAGAGAGTCCATTGCAGGCGATTGCCAGAATCCGCAAGGATCTCGAAAACTTTCGCGAACAGCATCGACTGGATCGATTGATTGTCGTCAACGTCGCTTCGACAGAACCACCCGTTGACCCGGCCCTGGCAGAACTTGACTGGCCACAATTGCAAAAGCTGCTGGGAGCCAGCGAGCCGATCAAGCTCCCTTCGAGTTCGCTCTATGCAATTGCTGCTTTTGAATGCGGTGCCTCGCATGTCAATTTTACTCCTTCGGTGGGGACTGATCTGCCCGCATTGTCCGAACTGGCATTAACTCAAGGAGTGGTGCATTGCGGGCGCGATGGGAAGACAGGAGAGACGTTATTGAAGTCAGTCCTGGGGCCCATGTTTGCTGCGAGAAATCTGCATGTGAACAGTTGGGTGGGCCATAACATTTTTGGCAATTTGGATGGGAAAGTTCTGGATGATCCCGCCAACAAAGCCACGAAAGTCAAATCCAAGGATCATCTGCTGACGGAGATTCTGGGCTACAAACCGCAGACGCTGGTCTCGATCGAGTACATTGAGTCGTTGGGCGACTGGAAGACCGCGTGGGATCATATCCATTTCGAGGGGTTCCTCGGGACGAAAATGGCCATGCAGTTTACCTGGCAAGGGTGCGATTCCTTGCTGGCTGCGCCCCTCGTGCTTGACCTCGTTCGTATCACTGAGTTGGAAGCACGGCTGGGAAGCAAAGGATTGCTCCCCTTTGTGGGATCTTTCTTCAAGAGCCCGATGGGTTGCTCAACTCCCGAATTTGCCACGCAATACCAGCAACTCGTCGAGTGGGCTCAACTGCGTCAAAGCCAGTTTGAGAAGAAGTGA
- a CDS encoding sugar phosphate isomerase/epimerase family protein — MRQSLQAAQEAGARGVQLDLAREVNGPDWNATALKELQHYASELGLTLASGWLPLRKALFEDDGLDDRLTLIRHAIQLAGKLRLSTICLRPGHLPQATENDPTTATSKARKILDDVFSDLTREADHHGVILCIIPTADSPQNLRQFITSISTGRLAIDFDTASFAMQGLSVAEAITSLHDQIGHVTIRDGIRDFQQGGLETPIGEGTIPWPEVIATLEEVQFRGWLMPIRTQGQDPLGDTMNGLAYFRRMLPPG; from the coding sequence ATGCGCCAATCACTACAAGCCGCACAAGAGGCTGGGGCCCGAGGAGTGCAACTTGACCTCGCCAGAGAAGTCAACGGCCCGGACTGGAATGCCACAGCCCTCAAAGAACTGCAGCATTATGCCAGTGAACTGGGGCTCACTCTGGCCAGTGGCTGGTTACCACTGCGAAAGGCACTTTTTGAAGACGATGGGCTGGATGACCGACTGACGCTCATCCGGCATGCCATTCAACTTGCAGGAAAACTCCGCCTGAGCACCATCTGTCTTCGCCCAGGCCACTTGCCTCAAGCCACCGAAAACGATCCCACGACAGCGACCTCCAAGGCTCGCAAGATTCTCGATGATGTGTTTTCCGATCTCACTCGAGAGGCAGATCATCATGGAGTAATCCTCTGTATCATCCCGACAGCCGATTCGCCTCAGAATCTGCGTCAATTCATTACGTCCATCTCCACCGGCCGACTGGCAATTGATTTCGATACGGCCTCGTTTGCGATGCAGGGCCTCTCGGTTGCGGAAGCCATTACTTCGCTCCACGATCAGATCGGCCATGTCACAATTCGCGATGGCATCCGTGATTTCCAGCAGGGAGGCCTTGAGACGCCTATTGGCGAAGGAACAATCCCCTGGCCTGAAGTTATTGCCACATTGGAAGAAGTTCAATTTCGCGGCTGGCTCATGCCGATCCGCACACAAGGGCAGGATCCGCTGGGCGATACGATGAACGGTCTGGCTTATTTTCGGCGTATGCTTCCCCCTGGATGA
- a CDS encoding DUF1570 domain-containing protein has protein sequence MPTGAWRICGRLTLAFSWLWGSALPADEFELLNERREVRKLSGRLAGEGQGALAIEKPDGSYELVGSGAIKSRKPEEAPAPIAPAQLARQLEDEFGKDVCVTSIDAPYVVALLLAAPLPKSQESRANAFCKKATRFFKTVESVFEKYASDMGLPLEPPPHPLVVVIFETNDQFIKYFNEQTGGTGLSGANVLGFYSAASNRLVLRMAECDTFEVPLHEAIHQQVHNRGLLQRLAPVPVWFNEGIATGFEANGEKVTGGPGKLNLRYARSALAAKNVNWQEIITDDKAFRGDLLAGEAYAHAWAMHWLLMTKYKQSYATYVKKLGEKSVLATETPESRRREFESIFQKSIDDLQKELPQALEAALKKQKVIDRDQMRPGYVVANSNLASVEIKATSSPGGRLQVEGQLKNLSTIRPMTFLVTLVTDSGQYTHWVLPNVPIYKTTPLVRQQPSMPIPGSGVIGSGSSFRFFIESALPESPQAQQWEDGQLPIPALIRE, from the coding sequence ATGCCAACTGGTGCATGGCGAATTTGTGGCCGCTTGACACTCGCATTTTCCTGGCTGTGGGGAAGTGCCCTGCCAGCCGATGAGTTTGAGTTGCTGAACGAACGCCGAGAAGTCAGGAAGCTTTCAGGAAGGCTGGCGGGTGAGGGTCAGGGTGCCCTTGCCATAGAAAAACCAGATGGCAGTTACGAACTTGTCGGGAGCGGTGCGATCAAGTCGCGGAAGCCTGAAGAGGCACCGGCTCCCATTGCACCGGCACAATTGGCCCGGCAGTTGGAAGACGAGTTCGGCAAAGACGTTTGCGTGACGTCGATTGATGCGCCTTATGTGGTGGCCTTGCTTCTGGCGGCACCATTGCCAAAAAGCCAGGAGTCGCGAGCCAATGCGTTCTGCAAAAAAGCAACGCGGTTTTTTAAGACAGTCGAAAGTGTGTTCGAAAAGTATGCCAGCGACATGGGACTGCCCCTGGAACCGCCCCCGCATCCACTGGTAGTGGTGATTTTTGAGACCAATGATCAGTTCATCAAATACTTCAATGAACAGACGGGTGGGACCGGGCTGTCAGGGGCCAATGTTCTCGGGTTTTACTCAGCAGCTTCCAATCGACTTGTGCTTCGTATGGCGGAATGTGACACGTTTGAAGTCCCACTTCACGAAGCGATTCATCAGCAAGTCCATAATCGAGGATTGCTGCAACGATTGGCGCCTGTTCCTGTCTGGTTCAATGAAGGCATTGCGACGGGATTCGAAGCCAACGGTGAAAAGGTGACTGGCGGCCCGGGCAAGCTGAATCTGCGTTATGCCCGGTCGGCACTGGCTGCGAAGAATGTGAACTGGCAGGAAATCATCACGGATGACAAGGCCTTTCGAGGAGATCTACTGGCGGGCGAGGCTTATGCCCATGCCTGGGCCATGCACTGGCTGCTGATGACAAAGTACAAGCAGAGCTATGCGACATATGTCAAAAAACTGGGCGAAAAGTCGGTTCTCGCCACCGAAACTCCCGAGTCTCGTCGCAGGGAGTTCGAGTCGATTTTCCAAAAGAGTATTGACGATCTTCAGAAGGAACTGCCGCAAGCACTGGAGGCTGCACTCAAAAAGCAGAAGGTGATTGATCGCGACCAGATGCGGCCCGGGTATGTCGTCGCCAATTCCAACCTGGCCTCGGTAGAAATCAAAGCGACATCCTCGCCCGGTGGACGTCTGCAGGTCGAGGGGCAACTCAAGAATCTTTCTACGATCCGGCCTATGACATTTCTTGTGACGCTCGTGACAGATAGCGGGCAATACACCCATTGGGTGCTCCCCAATGTCCCGATCTACAAGACGACACCACTTGTTCGGCAACAGCCTTCGATGCCCATTCCTGGTAGTGGGGTGATCGGGTCTGGCAGCTCTTTCCGATTCTTTATCGAATCGGCTCTTCCGGAAAGTCCGCAGGCCCAGCAGTGGGAAGATGGGCAACTCCCGATCCCTGCCCTCATCCGCGAGTAA